The Mucilaginibacter yixingensis genome window below encodes:
- a CDS encoding glycosyl hydrolase family 28 protein has product MQRSNEKRAWLALCLLGVLLCPALCRANDTDIVKFGAVGDGKTLNSAAIQKAIDHCAATGGGKVIFPGGQFLSGTIALKNNVTLSLQKGAVLLGSTDVNDYQNLDPFTEGLGIHVGWALVVGVDVKNIGIEGEGVIDGRGSELKERQILTDTRPEGQRWGRRPFLLRLVRCEQVQVSGVTLKYAAAWTSHYFQCRDVSIHDIKIQSRGVAHNDGIDVDGCQRVIIKNCDVESGDDALCFKTTSSKMPCSNITVSNLKLKSGQGAIKMGTESMAAFQDISISNCYIYDTNNGGIKLLSVDGAHLQRITISDITMVNVKTPILIRLGSRLSVFRKEKDTQQPTGMLQDVIIRNIKAQAADTAQLKPPSGVLITGVPGHPVKGLVLQDIEIQLAGGGTLPDAAVTVPEAIDKYPEVKTFGPTIPAYGLWARHVEGVTLKNVNFSLKNNDMRPAIIFEDGKNLSISACNIPSTNGSQAIISLNNVNGANISNNKAAGNAGAFVGANNSSNIVTAGNLLPAHLKEKQ; this is encoded by the coding sequence ATGCAAAGAAGTAACGAAAAGCGCGCCTGGCTGGCCCTGTGCCTGCTGGGCGTGCTGCTTTGTCCGGCATTGTGTCGGGCAAATGACACTGATATTGTAAAATTCGGTGCCGTTGGCGATGGCAAGACGCTCAACTCGGCAGCTATACAGAAGGCCATTGATCATTGCGCGGCGACGGGTGGTGGTAAGGTCATTTTTCCGGGTGGGCAATTCCTGTCGGGTACCATCGCTCTGAAAAATAACGTGACGCTGAGTTTGCAGAAGGGCGCAGTATTGTTGGGTAGTACGGATGTGAATGATTACCAGAATCTTGATCCGTTTACAGAAGGTTTGGGTATTCATGTGGGGTGGGCATTAGTGGTTGGCGTGGATGTTAAAAACATTGGTATAGAAGGCGAGGGGGTGATTGACGGCCGTGGATCAGAGCTGAAAGAGCGGCAAATACTCACAGATACCCGTCCGGAAGGCCAGCGCTGGGGGCGACGACCGTTTTTATTGCGCCTGGTACGTTGCGAGCAGGTGCAGGTAAGCGGTGTAACTTTAAAATATGCCGCTGCCTGGACATCGCACTATTTCCAGTGCCGGGATGTGAGCATTCATGATATCAAGATCCAAAGCCGGGGGGTGGCGCATAACGATGGGATTGATGTTGATGGGTGCCAACGGGTAATCATCAAAAACTGCGATGTGGAAAGCGGCGATGATGCGCTGTGTTTCAAAACCACATCCAGTAAAATGCCCTGCAGCAACATTACGGTTAGCAACTTGAAATTAAAAAGCGGACAAGGCGCCATCAAAATGGGGACCGAATCTATGGCTGCATTTCAGGATATCAGCATCAGTAATTGTTATATCTATGATACCAATAACGGGGGCATCAAACTTCTTTCTGTAGATGGTGCGCACTTGCAGCGGATAACGATATCGGATATTACGATGGTGAACGTAAAGACACCAATTTTGATCCGTTTAGGCTCGCGTCTAAGTGTTTTCCGCAAAGAAAAGGATACGCAGCAACCGACCGGAATGCTGCAAGATGTGATTATTCGTAACATAAAGGCACAGGCGGCAGATACCGCCCAATTAAAACCGCCGTCAGGGGTATTGATCACCGGTGTGCCTGGGCATCCTGTAAAGGGGCTTGTACTTCAGGATATTGAGATCCAGCTGGCGGGTGGCGGTACGTTGCCAGATGCAGCTGTTACCGTACCTGAGGCCATTGATAAATACCCGGAAGTAAAAACTTTCGGCCCAACTATACCGGCATATGGCTTGTGGGCGCGGCATGTAGAGGGAGTAACGTTGAAGAATGTCAACTTTAGTCTTAAAAATAATGATATGCGCCCCGCAATAATTTTTGAAGATGGTAAGAATCTCAGCATCAGTGCTTGTAATATACCTTCAACCAATGGCAGCCAGGCCATTATCAGCCTGAACAATGTAAACGGCGCCAATATCAGTAACAATAAGGCTGCGGGTAACGCCGGGGCTTTTGTGGGAGCAAATAACAGTAGCAACATTGTAACAGCCGGTAACCTCTTACCTGCTCATTTGAAAGAAAAACAATGA
- the rfbF gene encoding glucose-1-phosphate cytidylyltransferase — MKVVLLAGGLGTRLSEETGIKPKPMVEIGGMPILWHIMKIYSAYGFNDFVICLGYKGYIIKEFFSNYFLHKSDVTIDLKNNSVEVHDSQAEPWRITLVDTGNDSMTGGRIKRIQPHIGNEPFMLTYGDGVADINVSQLMEYHQQNNNLLTVTAIQPSGKFGALNMGPGDKVNSFIEKPKGDGSWINGGFFVCEPQVFDFINHGDATIWEREPLEKIAQTGRMSAYRHHGFWQPMDTLKDKYDLNAMWDNGRAPWKIW; from the coding sequence ATGAAAGTTGTACTGCTTGCCGGTGGCCTTGGCACCAGGCTATCTGAAGAAACCGGGATCAAACCCAAACCGATGGTTGAAATTGGAGGTATGCCCATTTTGTGGCATATCATGAAAATCTATTCGGCCTACGGCTTTAATGATTTTGTGATTTGTCTCGGTTACAAAGGGTACATCATCAAGGAGTTTTTCTCCAATTATTTCCTCCACAAGTCTGATGTAACCATCGACTTAAAAAATAATTCAGTAGAGGTGCACGATTCACAAGCCGAGCCATGGAGGATTACCCTGGTTGATACAGGTAATGACTCTATGACCGGTGGCCGTATTAAGCGCATACAACCCCATATTGGCAATGAGCCTTTTATGCTTACTTATGGTGATGGCGTGGCAGATATCAATGTCAGTCAGTTGATGGAGTATCATCAGCAAAATAATAATCTGCTTACGGTTACGGCCATACAGCCCTCGGGTAAATTTGGTGCGTTGAACATGGGACCTGGCGATAAAGTAAACTCATTTATAGAAAAACCCAAGGGTGACGGCTCATGGATTAACGGCGGATTTTTTGTTTGCGAGCCACAGGTTTTTGATTTTATTAATCATGGAGATGCCACCATCTGGGAGCGGGAGCCATTAGAAAAGATTGCACAAACCGGCAGGATGAGTGCTTACAGGCATCATGGTTTTTGGCAGCCTATGGATACTCTGAAAGATAAGTATGATTTGAATGCAATGTGGGATAATGGCCGTGCACCCTGGAAAATCTGGTAA
- a CDS encoding sorbosone dehydrogenase family protein, which yields MIKPFIRYVLPVMLIVGILAFNGLPSATDPVPDADDAGLKLPEGFGALKVATLDAKARHISVTPQGEVYVKLAKPKNGKGIMVLHEGANGKATVTSGFGNYGGTGIYIKDGYLYASSNTEIFRYKLDAQNKVMDTLRPERLVTGLKAGRQHETKSLVLDNDGNIYVNIGSPLSACQVEDRGLHSPGIPGCPLLDSAGGIWQFRADKQNQTYKDGVCYATGLRNVVGLDWNQQDNQLFVMQHGRDNLNSSWPELYDVKRSAELPAECMYALKKGDNAGFPFMYYDQLQHKKIQAPEYGGDGKKEADAKYIDPAVAFPGHMAPNGLLFYTGKMFPEKYRNGAFIAFHGSWNRAPEPQKGYCVVFQPFKDGKPYGDWEIFADNFSGSAENTAKGGRNAQHRPVGLAMGADGSLYVTDDVKGTIYRIIYTKK from the coding sequence ATGATCAAGCCATTTATTCGCTACGTTTTACCGGTGATGCTGATAGTGGGTATCCTGGCCTTTAACGGTTTGCCATCTGCAACAGACCCTGTACCAGATGCGGACGATGCAGGGTTAAAACTCCCAGAAGGTTTCGGTGCTCTAAAAGTGGCTACGCTGGATGCCAAAGCCCGGCACATTAGCGTAACACCTCAGGGAGAGGTCTATGTAAAACTGGCCAAACCCAAAAATGGCAAGGGCATTATGGTATTGCATGAAGGTGCCAACGGCAAAGCAACAGTAACCAGCGGCTTTGGCAATTATGGCGGTACCGGAATCTATATTAAAGATGGTTATCTGTATGCATCATCAAACACCGAAATCTTTCGCTACAAGCTGGATGCACAAAATAAGGTGATGGATACCTTACGGCCAGAGCGGCTGGTTACCGGCCTGAAAGCCGGCCGGCAGCACGAAACCAAATCGCTGGTGCTGGATAACGATGGCAATATCTACGTCAACATCGGCTCGCCACTCAGCGCCTGCCAGGTGGAAGATCGTGGGCTGCATTCGCCCGGCATCCCTGGTTGCCCGTTGCTGGATTCGGCGGGCGGAATCTGGCAGTTCAGGGCCGATAAGCAAAATCAAACTTACAAGGATGGTGTGTGCTATGCCACCGGTTTGCGTAACGTAGTGGGGTTGGATTGGAACCAGCAAGATAATCAGCTTTTTGTGATGCAGCACGGCCGGGATAACCTGAATAGCTCATGGCCTGAATTGTATGACGTGAAACGCTCGGCAGAATTACCCGCAGAGTGTATGTACGCATTAAAGAAAGGCGATAACGCGGGTTTCCCTTTCATGTATTATGATCAGTTGCAGCATAAAAAGATCCAGGCTCCGGAGTATGGTGGCGATGGCAAAAAAGAAGCCGATGCCAAATACATCGATCCGGCTGTTGCTTTTCCCGGCCACATGGCGCCTAATGGCCTGCTGTTCTACACCGGTAAAATGTTTCCGGAAAAATACCGCAATGGAGCATTCATTGCCTTTCATGGTTCCTGGAATCGCGCACCTGAGCCACAAAAGGGTTATTGCGTAGTGTTCCAGCCGTTTAAAGACGGTAAGCCTTACGGCGATTGGGAAATATTTGCCGATAATTTTTCAGGCTCGGCAGAAAATACGGCCAAAGGCGGCCGCAATGCACAGCATCGCCCAGTTGGACTGGCCATGGGTGCCGATGGCTCGCTTTATGTAACCGACGATGTTAAAGGCACCATCTATCGCATCATCTACACAAAAAAATAA
- a CDS encoding cytochrome c, producing the protein MKRIFVLLLLMAPLFVMAQKKTKTAPSPAASIARGQQVYTQYCLSCHQADGGGVPNMNPPLIKTTYVLGDSRKLIKVVLNGFMQNVDIDGESYSNNMPPHNFLTDQQIADVLTYVRRNFGNKAAPVTVAQVKTARAANKK; encoded by the coding sequence ATGAAAAGAATATTTGTCCTGCTTTTATTAATGGCGCCCTTATTTGTTATGGCGCAAAAAAAAACTAAAACAGCTCCATCGCCAGCAGCTTCTATAGCACGCGGGCAACAAGTGTACACGCAATACTGTCTTTCCTGCCACCAGGCTGACGGGGGTGGGGTACCCAACATGAATCCGCCGCTGATCAAAACAACCTACGTACTGGGCGATAGCCGCAAGCTCATCAAAGTGGTATTGAACGGCTTTATGCAAAATGTGGATATAGATGGCGAGTCGTACTCCAACAACATGCCGCCACATAACTTTCTGACCGATCAGCAAATTGCTGATGTGCTCACCTATGTTCGCCGCAATTTTGGCAATAAGGCAGCGCCTGTTACCGTGGCTCAGGTAAAGACCGCACGTGCGGCAAACAAAAAATAG
- the hscB gene encoding Fe-S protein assembly co-chaperone HscB translates to MINYFEFYDIPESFNPDEALLKKKFYALSKQYHPDFYATESDERQQEILELSTINNKAYHTLNDPNKRLEYILRAHGLVNEGAKPQLPADFLMEMMDINERLMEVDDAETLASISAEALAVEDDLSKQLAVLTHNFDQLDDDTAREDRLNKIAEIYYRQKYLLRIKESLDTFAARF, encoded by the coding sequence ATGATCAACTACTTTGAATTTTACGATATACCTGAATCATTTAACCCCGACGAAGCACTCCTGAAAAAAAAATTCTATGCGCTGAGCAAACAATATCATCCTGACTTTTATGCTACCGAAAGCGACGAACGCCAGCAGGAAATTCTGGAACTTTCTACCATCAACAACAAGGCTTACCATACCCTTAACGATCCAAATAAGCGACTGGAATACATTTTACGTGCCCACGGACTGGTAAATGAGGGCGCAAAACCACAATTGCCCGCAGATTTTTTAATGGAAATGATGGACATTAATGAGCGACTGATGGAAGTGGATGATGCCGAAACGCTGGCCAGCATAAGTGCTGAGGCTCTGGCTGTTGAAGACGACCTAAGCAAGCAATTAGCCGTACTTACCCACAACTTTGACCAGCTAGATGACGACACCGCACGAGAGGATCGGCTAAATAAAATTGCAGAAATTTACTATAGACAAAAATATTTGTTGCGGATTAAAGAGAGTTTAGATACATTTGCAGCCCGGTTCTGA
- the rfbG gene encoding CDP-glucose 4,6-dehydratase produces the protein MINELKRVYAGKKVFLTGHTGFKGAWLLKILHMLGAEIMGYALEPLQQPNLYEVLQGDSLCHSVIADLRDSAGLKAAVLNFQPDFIFHLAAQPLVRLSYQKPAETFEVNAIGTANLLDAVAQLNKRCDCVLITTDKVYHNYEWERPYHEEDRLGGYDPYSASKACAELVIDSYRNSFFNINTYQQHQKAIAVGRAGNVIGGGDWSKDRLIPDIVRALIGNERIEIRNPDAVRPWQHVMEPLGGYLLLGAKLNTHPQQFAQAYNFGPVVTDALPVSKMVEMAIQAWGSGEYFINQSPNQPHEAGLLKLDINRAAGQLSWLPQYNALEAVENTIQWYKQFYEHRQHIIKFTEQQIGQFLA, from the coding sequence ATGATTAATGAACTAAAACGCGTATACGCCGGCAAAAAGGTTTTTCTTACGGGGCACACAGGTTTTAAAGGCGCTTGGCTCCTGAAAATATTGCACATGTTGGGAGCGGAAATAATGGGATATGCGCTTGAACCGCTACAACAACCCAACTTATATGAAGTATTGCAAGGCGATAGTTTATGTCATTCTGTAATTGCCGATCTGCGCGATAGTGCAGGCCTGAAAGCCGCGGTTTTAAATTTTCAGCCTGATTTTATTTTTCATCTGGCGGCACAACCTTTGGTGCGCTTGTCCTACCAAAAACCTGCCGAAACTTTTGAGGTTAATGCCATAGGTACCGCTAATCTGCTGGACGCGGTGGCACAACTCAACAAGCGTTGTGACTGTGTACTCATCACAACAGATAAAGTGTATCATAATTACGAATGGGAGCGACCCTATCATGAAGAGGATCGTTTAGGCGGATATGACCCTTACAGCGCCAGCAAAGCCTGTGCAGAGTTGGTTATAGATTCGTATCGTAACTCATTTTTCAATATCAATACCTATCAGCAGCATCAAAAGGCCATTGCGGTAGGGCGGGCAGGCAATGTAATAGGCGGGGGTGATTGGTCTAAAGACAGATTGATACCCGATATTGTCAGGGCGCTGATTGGTAATGAACGTATTGAGATACGTAACCCTGATGCGGTGCGGCCATGGCAGCATGTGATGGAACCGCTGGGAGGTTATCTGCTATTGGGCGCAAAATTAAATACTCATCCCCAACAGTTTGCACAGGCTTATAACTTTGGTCCCGTGGTAACGGATGCGTTGCCAGTGAGCAAGATGGTTGAAATGGCTATCCAGGCTTGGGGAAGCGGTGAGTATTTTATTAATCAAAGTCCCAATCAGCCGCATGAGGCAGGGTTGCTTAAATTAGATATTAATAGAGCCGCCGGGCAATTAAGCTGGTTGCCTCAATATAATGCTTTAGAGGCAGTAGAAAATACCATACAGTGGTATAAACAATTTTATGAGCATCGGCAACATATAATAAAATTTACAGAACAACAGATAGGTCAGTTTTTAGCCTGA
- a CDS encoding glycoside hydrolase family 105 protein: MKKIFSLLLMACSVTVFAQSPATNTEEMVRRLADHVVAGTTFKFVNTTTKETVATTKGLASSPDVKADSRYNKWMYPNGVLATGMMRAAQVLGDKKYSDYSRHNYAFIFDNLPYFETLYKAKTPKVEYGAVYSMGNLDACGAMSAGLMDVYAFDNRADYRAYLDRAANYILTKQLRLADGTLCRPQPRTNTLWADDLYMSVPFLARMGKLTGDKKYFDDAIKQVENFNHYLYDAPSGLFWHNYYTDVDMNGVGHWGRANGWLAVAQTELLANLPANHPKRAELIKLLLRQIVGFARYQDQTGLWHQLLDKPDSYLESSVTAMYTYAVARAVNEGWIPAKYISIAREGWKGLAAKLTADGELQDVCIGTNMDEAIAFYYTRPKELNDTHGLGPFLLAGSEMLRFEKSDKNAKK; encoded by the coding sequence ATGAAAAAAATATTCTCTTTACTGCTCATGGCCTGCTCTGTAACAGTATTTGCGCAATCGCCCGCTACTAATACTGAGGAGATGGTGCGCCGCCTTGCCGATCATGTTGTGGCCGGTACAACATTTAAATTTGTTAACACCACTACTAAAGAAACGGTGGCCACTACCAAAGGTCTGGCGTCATCGCCCGATGTTAAGGCTGATAGTCGCTATAATAAATGGATGTACCCCAACGGGGTGCTGGCCACCGGCATGATGCGTGCAGCACAGGTTTTGGGCGATAAAAAGTATTCTGATTACAGCAGGCACAACTATGCCTTTATTTTTGATAACCTGCCATATTTTGAGACCCTGTACAAAGCCAAAACACCCAAGGTAGAATATGGTGCGGTGTACAGTATGGGTAACCTGGATGCCTGCGGCGCCATGTCGGCCGGGTTAATGGATGTTTATGCTTTTGATAATCGTGCAGATTATCGCGCCTATCTTGATCGTGCAGCAAACTATATTCTTACTAAGCAATTGCGTTTGGCTGATGGTACGCTTTGCCGCCCGCAGCCACGCACCAACACCTTATGGGCTGATGATTTGTATATGAGCGTACCATTCCTGGCACGTATGGGTAAGCTTACCGGCGATAAAAAATATTTTGATGATGCCATTAAGCAGGTAGAAAATTTTAATCATTACCTATATGATGCACCGAGCGGCCTTTTCTGGCATAATTACTATACCGATGTAGATATGAATGGGGTAGGGCATTGGGGCCGCGCTAATGGTTGGTTGGCCGTTGCACAAACAGAGCTATTGGCCAACCTGCCTGCCAATCACCCTAAACGTGCGGAGCTGATTAAACTACTGCTGCGCCAGATTGTAGGTTTTGCCCGTTATCAGGATCAAACCGGTTTGTGGCACCAATTGCTGGATAAACCAGATTCATATTTAGAATCATCAGTGACAGCAATGTATACTTACGCGGTGGCCCGTGCCGTTAACGAAGGTTGGATACCTGCCAAATACATATCTATTGCCCGCGAAGGCTGGAAAGGCTTAGCCGCCAAACTAACCGCTGATGGCGAACTGCAGGACGTGTGCATTGGCACTAATATGGATGAGGCTATTGCGTTTTATTACACCCGTCCGAAGGAGTTGAATGATACCCATGGTCTCGGTCCGTTCCTGCTGGCCGGTAGCGAGATGTTGCGTTTTGAAAAGAGTGATAAAAATGCAAAGAAGTAA
- a CDS encoding glycoside hydrolase family 28 protein, which produces MNTKHYLKTFLLTLNLAAFAALGQSKGSAGYNVTAYGAKGDGKSIDTKAINQAIDEAAAHGGGTVNFPAGNYLTGSIRLKNNISLNLEQGATIIAAPPTPEAGYDEPEKQSTDNPYQDYGHRHWHNSLIWGENLHDISITGQGTIWGKDLTRSNKGDDDKRPNKSISLRNCHNVIIKDISILHGGWFGILATGIDNFTVNNVKMDTNRDGMDIDCCQNVRISDCSVNSPYDDGICLKSSYGLGYARPTENVTITNCQVSGFDEGSFLDGTFKRNEKKYSDGNPTGRIKFGTESNGGFRNITISNCVFTYCRGLALETVDGALLEDVTINNITMRDIVNAPIFVRLGARMRAPADMKVGTCTRVIISNVVVYNADSRHGAIISGVPGNDINDLTLNNIRIYYKGGGTAEQAKREVPALEKGYPEPYQFGVMPSYGFFIRNVTDLKMNDVQVSYLTEDQRPPFILDNVNGADFQRIRAQKASGVPTFVLNNVKGLNIFNSVNIANTKLAGVTRKEIQ; this is translated from the coding sequence ATGAACACAAAGCACTATCTGAAAACATTTTTATTAACGCTTAACCTGGCCGCCTTCGCAGCGCTGGGGCAAAGCAAAGGCAGCGCGGGCTATAATGTTACCGCCTACGGTGCTAAAGGTGATGGTAAAAGCATCGATACTAAAGCCATTAACCAGGCTATAGACGAGGCCGCAGCCCACGGAGGAGGCACCGTTAATTTTCCGGCAGGCAATTATTTGACTGGTTCCATTCGCCTTAAAAACAATATTTCGTTAAACCTGGAGCAAGGCGCTACTATTATTGCCGCACCACCAACTCCCGAAGCCGGTTATGACGAGCCCGAAAAACAATCTACCGATAACCCTTACCAGGATTATGGTCATCGCCATTGGCATAATAGTTTGATATGGGGCGAAAACCTGCATGATATCTCTATTACCGGCCAAGGCACCATTTGGGGTAAAGATCTAACCCGCAGCAATAAAGGGGATGACGATAAACGCCCTAACAAATCCATTAGCTTGCGCAATTGCCATAATGTAATCATTAAAGACATTTCTATTCTGCATGGCGGCTGGTTCGGCATCCTGGCTACGGGCATAGATAATTTCACCGTAAACAACGTGAAAATGGATACCAACCGCGATGGTATGGATATAGACTGTTGCCAGAACGTACGCATTTCCGATTGCAGCGTTAATTCACCTTATGATGATGGCATATGCCTAAAAAGCAGCTACGGTCTTGGCTATGCCCGCCCAACTGAAAACGTGACCATCACCAATTGCCAGGTAAGCGGTTTTGACGAGGGCAGTTTTCTGGATGGCACCTTTAAGCGTAATGAAAAGAAATATTCAGACGGTAACCCAACCGGCAGGATCAAATTTGGTACAGAGTCTAACGGCGGGTTCCGCAACATTACTATTTCTAATTGCGTGTTTACTTATTGCCGTGGCCTGGCCCTGGAAACGGTTGATGGTGCGCTGCTGGAGGATGTAACCATTAACAACATCACCATGCGCGATATTGTTAATGCGCCGATTTTTGTGCGCCTGGGTGCCCGTATGCGCGCACCGGCCGATATGAAAGTAGGTACATGTACCCGCGTTATCATCAGCAACGTGGTGGTTTATAATGCTGATTCCCGTCACGGTGCTATTATCAGCGGTGTGCCCGGAAATGATATTAATGATTTAACGCTGAATAATATCCGCATCTACTACAAAGGCGGCGGCACGGCAGAACAGGCCAAGCGCGAAGTACCTGCCCTGGAAAAAGGTTACCCGGAGCCGTATCAATTTGGCGTAATGCCATCCTACGGGTTCTTTATCCGCAATGTAACCGATCTGAAAATGAATGATGTACAGGTAAGCTATCTTACCGAAGACCAACGCCCACCATTTATTCTGGACAACGTTAACGGTGCCGATTTTCAACGCATCCGCGCGCAGAAGGCTAGTGGCGTGCCAACGTTCGTACTTAACAATGTAAAAGGCCTCAATATCTTCAATAGTGTCAATATTGCTAATACCAAGCTGGCCGGCGTAACCAGAAAGGAAATACAATAA
- a CDS encoding RagB/SusD family nutrient uptake outer membrane protein, whose protein sequence is MKKINSYTIIVCVLLAVVWTSCNKKLEEHPISNLTPGFFTTQQGIQAGLDAAYAGFRTIYGPDTYFEMSVGGTDEFQAGVDGTGSLVRYSSGFNTSDGTVAGIWKNCYTFINTCNGLIDYLPALTGMDAATKAEMTAEAKFLRANYYFILVQNWADVTVNKHFQSAPTLSATRDKLADAYDLIIQDLNDAIAGLPASPQTANVLAGKATKIAAMHVLAKVYLTRGYSSVKQSDDFKNAASTAASVINTVAPANGVKLLQDFGKVYAEGNEANTEVLWTVQHTTSSAYNGSPTQNNSGPDNLYVHLFVPRYEAQPGMQRDIYYGRPYARVMPTRWLTDTAFKDKTNDTRYFKTFQSVWIANNPANLPLDANKQPKFKVGDTAIYMPGIELTAAQIAKYRYQVVPPSKYVNTLYPTMLKYYDDKRTDLNAPSVRPIIIYRLAETYLIAAEALLQDGRPNEAVPFINAIRERAAYPSGNVAAMDITAADVNLDFILDERAREMCGELCRWQDLMRTGTLLARVKKHNTDAGPNIKNFHVLRPIPQTQIDGTITGPKYDNSRYFPNWN, encoded by the coding sequence ATGAAAAAGATAAATAGCTATACCATCATTGTCTGTGTGCTGCTGGCCGTTGTTTGGACCAGCTGTAATAAAAAATTAGAAGAGCATCCTATATCTAACCTAACTCCGGGTTTCTTTACCACCCAGCAGGGCATTCAGGCTGGTCTGGATGCGGCTTATGCCGGTTTTCGCACCATTTATGGCCCGGATACTTACTTTGAAATGTCGGTAGGAGGCACAGACGAATTTCAGGCCGGGGTAGATGGCACCGGCTCACTGGTACGTTATAGCAGCGGTTTCAATACGTCGGACGGTACGGTGGCCGGTATCTGGAAAAACTGTTACACTTTTATAAATACCTGTAACGGTTTGATTGATTACCTGCCTGCGCTAACAGGTATGGATGCCGCAACTAAGGCGGAGATGACAGCTGAGGCCAAATTTTTGCGCGCCAACTACTATTTTATTCTGGTGCAGAACTGGGCCGATGTAACCGTAAACAAACATTTCCAGAGCGCGCCAACCCTTTCGGCCACTCGCGATAAACTGGCTGATGCCTATGATCTCATCATCCAGGATCTGAATGATGCAATTGCAGGTTTACCGGCCAGTCCGCAAACCGCGAATGTGCTGGCCGGAAAGGCCACCAAAATTGCAGCTATGCACGTTTTGGCCAAGGTTTACCTAACCCGCGGCTATTCAAGCGTTAAGCAGTCCGACGATTTTAAAAACGCGGCCAGTACCGCAGCCAGCGTTATTAATACCGTTGCGCCAGCCAACGGTGTAAAACTGTTGCAGGATTTTGGCAAAGTATATGCCGAAGGCAATGAAGCCAATACCGAAGTGCTGTGGACGGTGCAGCATACCACTAGCTCGGCTTATAATGGCTCGCCTACACAGAACAACAGCGGGCCTGATAACCTGTACGTACACCTGTTTGTACCTCGCTACGAGGCACAACCGGGCATGCAGCGCGATATTTACTACGGTCGCCCGTATGCTCGTGTAATGCCTACCCGCTGGCTTACCGACACCGCTTTTAAGGACAAAACCAATGATACCCGTTATTTTAAAACCTTTCAATCCGTTTGGATAGCCAATAATCCGGCTAATCTGCCCCTGGATGCCAACAAGCAACCCAAATTTAAAGTGGGCGATACTGCCATTTATATGCCAGGTATTGAACTAACAGCAGCGCAAATTGCTAAATACCGTTACCAGGTTGTTCCGCCAAGCAAATACGTAAACACACTGTATCCAACCATGTTGAAGTATTATGATGATAAGCGTACCGACTTAAATGCGCCGTCTGTAAGACCCATCATCATTTACCGTCTGGCAGAAACTTATTTGATTGCGGCCGAGGCATTACTGCAAGATGGCAGGCCGAATGAAGCCGTTCCGTTCATCAATGCTATCCGTGAGCGGGCGGCCTATCCATCGGGCAACGTGGCGGCTATGGATATCACAGCAGCTGATGTAAACCTCGATTTTATTCTGGATGAACGCGCCCGCGAAATGTGCGGTGAGCTTTGCCGCTGGCAGGATTTGATGCGTACCGGCACACTGTTAGCCCGTGTAAAAAAGCACAACACAGATGCAGGCCCCAACATTAAGAATTTCCATGTGTTGAGGCCCATCCCGCAAACGCAAATTGATGGTACCATTACCGGGCCGAAGTATGACAACAGCCGCTATTTTCCTAACTGGAACTAA